The following DNA comes from Heliangelus exortis chromosome 2, bHelExo1.hap1, whole genome shotgun sequence.
GCCTCAGACCCAACAGCTTAGGTCTGCAAGACATTTaagttttttaataaaatacacttcgtctgtaaatacattttcctttcaaataaatGTGGTGTGTTCCAAAGAGTTGAACATACctccaaaatataaaaaatttgTCAGCAAGAAAGCTGGAATTTTCTCCTGTTAGAGTCCAATTAATTCACTGATTGCAAATGAACCATAGAAAATGAGGCTTCATTAGCtaagttttcttccatttatcAAAGCCTACATTGTAGCTTTCCTTTATTATGACCATGCCTTCTTTGGTAACCATGTATTTTAATGAACTTTTGAAAGATCTTTGACACAATGTTAATGCTTTTCATCCTGTACTCAATATAGCAGAGCTCGGCTCCCTGCATAGACCAAAATATTCTTAATACAagtaacacagaagaaaaaaaaaaaaaaaaaaaaaaaaaaaaaaaaaaaaaaagaagtccagCCTGCTTGTATTACTCACcctattctgatttttttttttttcctgttcctctcTGGTCATATTTTACCTTAGGCCCTTTTCTAGTAGACACCCTTCAGAAAAGCTGTAAGGTCTCAAAGGAGAGAAATAGAAGGAGATCTGCTTCAAAGATCCCGACAGATTCTGGTGGCTCACTTGTGTCAGGAAGGCTGCAGTTACTGGCTCATCCCCAGACTTGAGAGGTAACTGAGTGGTTTACTGGGAAAGAGGGAGGTGTGTGAGgatttaaacattttcctaGTTGTATGGAAGATGACCAAGTTCTGAAACATTTTAGTTCATACAGCCAGGATCTCTGAGAATTTAGCTCTTCCAAATCGATCTCATCAAGAACAACACCCCAGTTTGCATTAAATATAGAAATGTGCTTGCACTTCTCTCACTTTCTCAAGAATTACTGAAAGGTAGGAATGTGATAAATACCTTGCTGAGataagaataaattaaaacaaacaaacaagcaaaaccaactTCTCAGAGAATTACTTTAGAAAAAGAAGACCTCATGGTCCAGACTGGTGTTTTCAAACAGCTTTCCTGCAACTTTTACCTGGTATgagcaaaataacaaaaaacaaacaaaacaaaacaaaaaacaaacaaacaaaaaaaaaaccaaaccacaaacacaTTAAATTGAGATCATTAAAAGCCTCTGTCAAGGCCAtttggaaattatatttttgaaaCCACAAAAACAATGACCTGGCTAGGTAGCCAGACTTCTCAATTGTGACATTTTTATGCTTATAATTCCATACACAAGATGTATTAATCACACCCAAATACACTGATATGGCTattaaaggagaggaaaaacctCATCAGGTACCATAACAAAGACACTTCCTTCACTGTTTTTCCCATTCAGCTCTACAGAATACaatgatgttatttttttccttagtttacACACATGGCAATCAGCTCTCACATTACCCTCTTTCTCTGTGAGACTTCGTATGTCTAACAAGTAAGTTGCAATAAAGAAGCTGTCtcaaaagtagaaaaaaacagaaacctgAGAAAACAGACTTGAAAAGCTTTGATAGAGACAGAAgaataaattcatttttactGGCTGCCATTGCCAGTCTGCATGAGATAATATCAAATTGCCCTAAAAGTTAACTAActcattttgttattttttttagttaagcAAGTACTAGAACTGACAGAACTTGTGCTGAAATTATGAAATCATTGTTATCCCTCATCCAGAAAAGCCTCGTAGTACCATCTCACATCTCCAACTAAATTTAACCCACTCCCCATAAGACATTATTTCATACAGGAATGCTGACAACCAAAATGCAGCTACTTCTATCAGCTGCTTAACAGTTCAGCATTCAATACATTCTTGTCATGTATACACCCATGCATAAAATACCAAGTggataaagcagaaaaaatctGTGGGCAAAAGTAGTCAATCCAAACCAGCTGAGCAgacctttttgttttctttgaaaaaagaTCCCACTGAACTATTATACTATTACACTGATGTCTGCAGGATAACAGAACAGATCAGTGATTATGTTTGATAAGAATGGAAGAATAAACCCTGGTGAACCAAGTGTGAGACAAGAGCTTGCACTTTTAAGGACTGTACCAATGCAGGCAGGCAAACTACTATTTTTCTTGCAAACAAAAATCCATGGGAACTAACaatcaaaagaaaaccaaaccaaaacaacccaaaaatcACAAAGAAACCTAACCCACACCTAGTCTCGTAACATACTTATTTTAATCCCTATTTTGTCAGGTCACAACAGCCTTGGCTGTTTTAGACTGTCAAGAGACAGCTCTGCTTGAATAGCCAAGAGTATTCTCTTTTATAACTCCATTTAGatggagatggaaaagaaaacagctatGACTCAAAGTTGTACCTAACGAGGAAGCTGACTGCTACATTCCTCACTGCCCACAACTCTAGGAAgttgaagacattttttaagaGACTGTTTCTCCTGACATACAcgaaattctgtttaaaaataaaaaaaccctaacataCATGTAGTCTTGTGTACAGCTAATGTAAAGGCAGATCCTCTAGCTCTCTGTCTCAAATAAATGTGTAACAGTTGCATGGTTTCAGCAAGGGAGAAGTGTTTCATACCACAGGgatataatattttttacagaacaaaaatcatgattatttcagcctttctttCTGGTACTGAAAAGAACAATATTCCTGACTGATGAATCAAATTCTCTTGAAGTGTTCAAATTCTCTTGTAATAAGTAAACTCATTTATTGTTTCTATATTACTTAAAACTGTGTTCAAAAGGCCTTTCTCTCAGCACCACACCAAGCACTCTGCACTTCACAAATCTGAACTGGAATCAGGTTTCTGTGGAAATTATATTGGTATCCAAAGCTCAGATCTAAGTTTTTATTACAGAGGTAGGTGCTTCCCAGCCTTGTCAAATGGGACACTAACATAACCATCAAATAAGATAAGACCGAACATTTCTTCAGTTGCTGTTTGTATGTTCTTAGCAACTGCTTTTTCCCAGAGTAGAAATTGCACCTAACTGTGGGAAAAGGCAGTTAAAACAATAATACACAGACACTACAAAACAGAGGTCATTTCTGATCTTGTGGTCAAGAAGTTACTTGGAAAGAGTACTTGAATACAAAGCCTTGTTCAACTGAGAAGTGAAGCAGTAAAATGGGGACAGATGGCAAGTCCCAGTACTCACCTGAACTGCAACAGCCACCAATACTCCCTCCTTAGGTTATGTGATAGACAGCCACAGCACAGACCTTTCACAAAAATTAAGAGTTTGAATGCCTGCACTGCACAACTTTAGATGATCGTACTTCTAGGAAAAGGGACTGATCTACAATTTATACAAAGAATAGGATGTGAAGAAACTCAAAGGGACAGCATTCCCAGCTGTTGTCACAGAGGAAAATACTTTGAGCTCAGTGTCTGATATATTTGGTAATTGGACACAAACTGAATTACTGAGCCTGAAAGAGTATGCCAAAGCTTCTTTTTTCCTAGTCTTACTCTAAATGACCCAGGTTTTGTTGACTTTTCTGAAGAAGGGTACTTCTCCCTGATACAAATAAACAGATCAAACAGAGTTTTTCAGAATGACCAAACACATTAGGAGAATTGGGGTTTAGCTCCCATTATTAACAAAGCACCCTCCCACCcgcaattaaataaaaaataaatactaattgTCTTTAAAGGATTACCACTAGAAAAATTATTGTAGAATACACAGACGTGAAACGGACAAAGATTCTGCCTATCAAATTTCTAACTGCAGTTAGTACCAGGTATTATTGGGCAGATAAAGAGAAGTTTGTACACTGGAGAGACATCCACCATGTGCCCAAATTCCTTTCCACTACAGTTTCCAACCTAATCTCTTGAGCATAAAGAGCAATGCCTACCTGTAACTGAAAGCATATTCTAGTGATAGAGCCACAATGAACAATTTGCTGGATACTTTTGTTGCAGGGTAGAGGCTGCAACAGGCTCTAGTTATCTTGTCCAGCTTTCCTCTGATGAACCTTTGACCTTTGATGACTAGCACTTAATATGTATTTTCACAGTGAAATAGATGTTTCGCAATTgattttacttttgtttcagAGCTGAAGCAGAGCCAGTGGGTCCAAAAGGCAGCCTGTTTCCTCTTCAAAACATCTGATGTAGCTGTGGGACATGAGATACACTACCTCTTCTTACAAATGGTCTCACCTAGGTACCCAGCAGAGTTTTCAAAAGATTCCAGAAAGTTATCTTGTCTATTTCAGGTTATTTGgaaaagctaaaagaaaaccagattaaaaataaaaacatcaagcagaaaaccaaaactcacaaacaaaaaaaatccccccacacacactgcCCCAACAACATGAGTGAAGATAGGGTTAAATGTGACTTCAGTTTAAATTAAGTGAAGAAATCCCAGTGACTTTAATAATGGTATGAAtccatcacacacacacacacacacacacacacacacacacacacacacacacacacaagcacaccCTCTCACTCTCCCCCCAAAGAGCCAATTGAGTAGGAATTAAGCTTTTCTTCCTAACACATCAGTAAGGCAATGGTGCTGCTAGTTCCAGCAAAGCCCCCTAGCACTCTGCTCATAGACTGTACTGGCCAACAATCAATTAGATTGTTTCTGAATTAAAGAAATACCCAGAAGTAATTCTGCATAACCACGTACTACATTTACCAGAACTGTAATACAGCTTTAGCATGGgtttattattaaaaatctgCATCTCTCACCTATAGGCTATTCAGGAACCCTGTGGATCAGGAGATAGTTGCTGCTTACTAGAAAGCTTCATCCTTTATGTcaactttatttcctttcagtaCTTTGCAGAAAGTGTGAAAAGAACTACACCATCAGCCTTTGCTATAGGCAACTGGCTTCAACTGTCAAGAATGTAGAACATGAAGTATTCAGGatgcaaaactgaatttttataCACAGACCTCTAATAAATCAAATAATCTATAGACTACAGAAAAACTAAGTAGCCACATAAAAGACAGCTTCTTTCAGGTGTGTACATGAGTTTAGGTTTATGAATTTAGGCTTTTTGCCTTCGTCCTCTTCCAGATACTTACGAGTTTTAAAGCATCTCAAATAACCAGATGTTTAAAGGAAAGCAGACACTACACAGATTAAACAACATGGTTCTATTAAAAACTATCTTTAACCATGGCACTCAGTGACAGCAATACAATACGTTTTTCCACAAAGCaactaatataaaaatatgccATAAAATCATCTGTAGACTAGTATGCTAGTACATACATGTAATTATAACATTCTTTTATAAACTCTTTCCTGAGATACCCTAGGTTGTTTGATTTTCTTGTATTACTAGATGCATTATCTTTATGATTGATCTAAAacaactgtaaaatattttgcttatgCAGGACACTCAGTAACATGTAAAAAGTAGTATGTAAATATATGGCAAAGAAACAGCTTGCAGAAATTATGTGCTTTTTTACTTTGTTACACTTTTTTAACATTTGCGTCCTTCGGAGATGGAAGGGAGGAGCatgaaaaacctgaaattagctatgaatttacaaaaagcaggaaagcatTTCAGGAATGTTAAAAGTTGGAATATAATATAAATGACACAAAGAGAAAGCCATAATTCATGTTGGCTATGTATTGCCTTATAAAGCAACTGGACATATTTTAGTCAGttcacagtaaaataaatatttttactaatCTGTTTTGGAAGAGCATATGTCTTTTAGGGTTTCAAGCTCCTCTATAAGTTTCTTGTTCTGAACTTCTAGCACTGCAACACGACTCTCCAGACATTTTATGTATTCTTTCTTCCGACGCCGACATTCTTTAGCAGCTTCCctgcaaaaagcagaagtaaaaagtgcaaacaaaaaagccatttGCATGCCATTAGAAAGCTCAGCAGAGTACGGAGACTATGATAAAATTCCAAATTTTGGAATATTTCCCAAATCAGTCTGAAAACACTAAGCAAAACTGGGTTCCACAAGGGCCTCAAGTGTCTCTTTCTCAAGTTCATATGGCAATCTGTAGAATTGCTTCCTCTCATGCCTTGATTAAAGTTCATAATAAACAAGGTCCAAATGAAAGACAATTACTCTGCTTTATGACAATAAAGATCTTTGAGGGCCTTGAGTTCCTCAATGAGagtcttgttttggttttcaagCACAGCCACACGATTTTCAAGACATTTGACatattccttcttctttctgCGACATTCTCTGGCAGCTTCCCTGGAACCAATACAAGGCAAATGACTACAGGAACAGCCACAACATGGCaaagactggaaaaacaaaattacctGCAATCCCTGCAGTTCCACAAtaacaaccaacaacaacaacaactgtTGGATTGCACAGACAGAACAGCAGATAACAGCCATAATAATAACATGGTTAAAATACAATCCAAAATGACTAGAACTTGGAACAAATTCAGCATCAACAAATACAAAGATGGAATTAATACACAGAGGGACTTAGAAAAACAGTGAATAAATGATAATGCATTAACTTGAGCTGTCCTAAATGTTAAGActgaaagcagcatttcttcttCCAGTCACACTCCATACTGCATGTTTACCAGGAATATTATCTTCTGCAATCAAAACCTTaaagccaaaccaaaagaactcactttcagaaaacacaagaaTAACTACTCTCTTCAGATGAAAAGCTAGATTCCAAGCTTGCAACCTGCTGTAATTTTCTTACCATAGTGTAATCTACAGTAAAATTTAAGTCCAAACAAATGCAATTTAGATTTGTCCACCTGAACACATTTCAGTCACCTcaatctgtttggtttttgggttgttttgttggttttggttttttttgctggctACTGGCAGTCTGGAGCCATTCTCACAGCTCTACTCGGAATTGTGTTATATTAAAACTAAATGCTTTGGCTAGCATTTTCAGAAGCATATGACTGAACAAGCATTCCATTCCAGAAGAAATTCTAGAAGTACTGGGAGTCCATTCCTTCAACTCTTGGAACAGGATAAATTGTCAAATTCTGAGAATGTAACTTTCCAGCAGGTCATATGAGACAGCATAGATGCTAGTTTTATAActgaagagaagagaaacattAGGGGGCACAACAATGCAGTGATCCTcacaatttaaaacaaaggcCAGGCATGAGAGCAAAGCAATACCATGAATTCAATCATAAAGCAAGTGGCTATTTAGTGCATTAGAGATCTGCATAGCAGATTATTTCTTCCATTAAATTGCTATTGATAGAGCAGTGgctatgtattaaaaaaaataaaaggaaaaaaagagtcctCTAAGAATAGCAGGAAGAATGCAAAGAGATAGAGTGGTATTTAGAGCATACAGTCATCCATGCCAACTtactaaaaa
Coding sequences within:
- the CREM gene encoding cAMP-responsive element modulator isoform X9 translates to MPAYQIRSPSTTLPQGVVMAASPGTLHSPQQLAEEATRKRELRLMKNREAARECRRKKKEYVKCLENRVAVLENQNKTLIEELKALKDLYCHKAE